Proteins encoded within one genomic window of Deltaproteobacteria bacterium:
- a CDS encoding response regulator: MRILLVEDDLKTASFILKGLKEAGFAVDHTGDGEDGLHLALREPYDAAIIDIMLPKLDGLSLIGHLRREKINTPVIILSAKRGVDDRIKGLQTGSHDYLTKPFSFSELLARVQALIRRASRASEATGLTVADLSMNLLTREVKRGGKKVELRPLPKTLRGGSYDTVCCQDKGPFLVHPAGQAAFSCYCRYSG; this comes from the coding sequence ATGCGCATACTCCTGGTTGAAGATGATCTGAAGACTGCCTCCTTTATTTTAAAGGGGCTGAAAGAGGCAGGTTTTGCCGTGGACCATACGGGAGATGGTGAGGACGGGCTCCATCTGGCACTAAGAGAGCCATACGATGCGGCTATCATTGATATCATGTTGCCCAAGTTAGACGGGCTGAGTCTTATCGGACACCTACGGCGGGAAAAGATCAATACACCTGTCATCATATTGAGCGCCAAACGGGGTGTAGATGATCGCATCAAAGGGCTTCAAACAGGGAGTCACGACTATCTGACCAAGCCTTTTTCGTTCTCCGAGCTTCTGGCCCGCGTGCAGGCCTTGATACGCAGGGCCAGCAGGGCTTCCGAGGCTACTGGTCTCACGGTCGCTGATCTTTCCATGAATCTTCTCACCCGTGAGGTTAAAAGAGGAGGCAAGAAGGTTGAGCTGCGACCACTACCTAAAACTCTCCGTGGCGGGTCATATGACACTGTTTGTTGCCAGGACAAGGGGCCCTTTCTGGTCCATCCGGCCGGCCAAGCCGCTTTTTCTTGCTATTGTCGCTACTCAGGTTAA